A genomic region of Stegostoma tigrinum isolate sSteTig4 chromosome 15, sSteTig4.hap1, whole genome shotgun sequence contains the following coding sequences:
- the LOC125459037 gene encoding zinc finger protein 239-like isoform X2, whose product MSKCQRSHTREKLWKCGDCGKGFLSPSQLEMHQRSHTGERPFTCSYCGMGFTRSSHLQRHQRVHTGERPFTCSQCGMGFTRSSNLQRHQRVHTGEKPFTCSQCGKGFSQSSNLLKHQRVHTGERPFTCSLCGMRFTQSSNLQIHQRVHTGERPFTCSLCGMGFTQSSSLQIHQRSHTGERPFTCSECGKGFAQSSKLQIHQRVHTGERPFTCSECGSGFAQSYNLQIHQRVHTGERPFTCSECGKGFAQSSNLLIHQQVHTGERPFTCSQCGMGFTQSSHLRIHQRVHTGERPFTCSECGKGFIRSSKLLEHQRIHTGEKPFTCSNCGKGFAHSSHLRRHQQVHTRKKHPVSQLTS is encoded by the coding sequence ATGTCTAAATGCCAGCGCAGTCACACTAGGGAGAAACTGTGGAAATGTGGTGATTGTGGAAAGGGATTTCTTtccccatcccagctggaaatgcaccaacgcagtcacactggggagagaccattcacctgctcttaTTGTGGGATGGGATTCACTCGGTCATCCCATCTGcagagacaccagcgagttcacactggggagagaccattcacctgctctcaGTGTGGGATGGGATTCACTCGGTCGTCCAACCTACaaagacaccagcgagttcacactggggagaaaccattcacctgttcccagtgtgggaaaggattcagtcagtcatccaacctgctgaaacaccagcgagttcacacgggggagagaccattcacctgctccctGTGTGGGATGAGATTCACTCAGTCTTCCAACCTGCAGATACACCAGCgagtccacactggggagagaccattcacttgctccctgtgtgggatgggattcactcagtcatctagCCTGCAGATacaccaacgcagtcacactggggagagaccattcacttgttctgaatgtgggaaaggatttgCTCAGTCATCCAAACTTcagatacaccagcgagttcacactggggagagaccattcacctgttctgaatGTGGGTCAGGATTCGCGCAATCATACAATCTGCAGATACACcaacgagttcacactggggagagaccattcacctgttctgaatGTGGGAAAGGGTTCGCTCAGTCATCCAACCTGCTGATAcaccagcaagtccacactggggaaagaccattcacttgctcccagtgtgggatgggattcactcagtcatcccacCTGAGGATACACcaacgagttcacactggggagagaccattcacctgctctgaatgtggAAAAGGATTCATTCGCTCATCTAAACTGTTGGAAcatcagcgaattcacactggggagaaaccattcacctgctctaatTGTGGCAAAGGATTTGCTCATTCATCTCACCTGCGgagacaccagcaagttcacactcgGAAGAAGCATCCTGTCAGTCAACTCACTTCCTGA
- the LOC125459037 gene encoding zinc finger protein OZF-like isoform X1, with protein sequence MRSFTLPAQCRMYLVSLEGGDKILKIERKSTVHTGEKRVLPVCGIICGDSSEMSKCQRSHTREKLWKCGDCGKGFLSPSQLEMHQRSHTGERPFTCSYCGMGFTRSSHLQRHQRVHTGERPFTCSQCGMGFTRSSNLQRHQRVHTGEKPFTCSQCGKGFSQSSNLLKHQRVHTGERPFTCSLCGMRFTQSSNLQIHQRVHTGERPFTCSLCGMGFTQSSSLQIHQRSHTGERPFTCSECGKGFAQSSKLQIHQRVHTGERPFTCSECGSGFAQSYNLQIHQRVHTGERPFTCSECGKGFAQSSNLLIHQQVHTGERPFTCSQCGMGFTQSSHLRIHQRVHTGERPFTCSECGKGFIRSSKLLEHQRIHTGEKPFTCSNCGKGFAHSSHLRRHQQVHTRKKHPVSQLTS encoded by the exons ATGCGATCATTCACTTTGCCAGCGCAGTGCCGGATGTATCTTGTGAGCCTTGAAGGAGGAGACAA GATCTTGAAGATTGAAAGGAAAAGCaccgttcacactggggagaaacgtGTATTGCCTGTGTGTGGAATCATCTGTGGAGATTCATCCGAAATGTCTAAATGCCAGCGCAGTCACACTAGGGAGAAACTGTGGAAATGTGGTGATTGTGGAAAGGGATTTCTTtccccatcccagctggaaatgcaccaacgcagtcacactggggagagaccattcacctgctcttaTTGTGGGATGGGATTCACTCGGTCATCCCATCTGcagagacaccagcgagttcacactggggagagaccattcacctgctctcaGTGTGGGATGGGATTCACTCGGTCGTCCAACCTACaaagacaccagcgagttcacactggggagaaaccattcacctgttcccagtgtgggaaaggattcagtcagtcatccaacctgctgaaacaccagcgagttcacacgggggagagaccattcacctgctccctGTGTGGGATGAGATTCACTCAGTCTTCCAACCTGCAGATACACCAGCgagtccacactggggagagaccattcacttgctccctgtgtgggatgggattcactcagtcatctagCCTGCAGATacaccaacgcagtcacactggggagagaccattcacttgttctgaatgtgggaaaggatttgCTCAGTCATCCAAACTTcagatacaccagcgagttcacactggggagagaccattcacctgttctgaatGTGGGTCAGGATTCGCGCAATCATACAATCTGCAGATACACcaacgagttcacactggggagagaccattcacctgttctgaatGTGGGAAAGGGTTCGCTCAGTCATCCAACCTGCTGATAcaccagcaagtccacactggggaaagaccattcacttgctcccagtgtgggatgggattcactcagtcatcccacCTGAGGATACACcaacgagttcacactggggagagaccattcacctgctctgaatgtggAAAAGGATTCATTCGCTCATCTAAACTGTTGGAAcatcagcgaattcacactggggagaaaccattcacctgctctaatTGTGGCAAAGGATTTGCTCATTCATCTCACCTGCGgagacaccagcaagttcacactcgGAAGAAGCATCCTGTCAGTCAACTCACTTCCTGA